The Canis aureus isolate CA01 chromosome 11, VMU_Caureus_v.1.0, whole genome shotgun sequence genome has a segment encoding these proteins:
- the C11H2orf74 gene encoding uncharacterized protein C2orf74 homolog isoform X1: protein MSFETTAITFFILLLICFVCIFLLLVVFLYKCSQSKVEETEKVPCIDGNGGEKCVAAANVETNNTGDQEKTLVTQIIDLNAPTRPGILVQRRSKDVEDTPLENKEEMEDKEDKMKEKQEPKNVKGNGEEDDDIQKPPIPLTKTHSVVENQKRPLKGVTFSREVIVVDLGKEYPPAPRSYTREHKERK from the exons ATGAGCTTTGAAACCACAGCAATCACTTTCTTCATCCTCCTTCTAATTTGCTTCGTTTGCATCTTCCTTTTATTGGtggtttttttatataaatg TTCCCAAAGCAAAgttgaagagacagaaaaagttCCTTGTATAGATGGTAATGGAGGTGAAAAATGTGTAGCTGCTGCTAATGTGGAGACAAACAATACAGGAGACCAAGAAAA GACTCTCGTAACACAAATCATAGACTTGAATGCACCCACAAGGCCTGGCATTCTTGTCCAGAGACGGAGTAAAGACGTGGAGGACACACCTTTAGAAAACAAAGAGGAGATGGAGGACAAGGAagacaaaatgaaagagaagcaaGAGCCTAAGAATGTTAAAGGGAATGGCGAAGAG GATGACGATATCCAAAAACCACCCATACCTCTCACTAAAACTCATTCAGTTGttgaaaaccagaaaagacctttAAAAGGAGTGACATTTTCTAGGGAAGTAATTGTTGTGGACCTTGGAAAGGAATACCCCCCGGCACCTCGAAGCTATACTCGAGaacataaagagagaaaatga
- the C11H2orf74 gene encoding uncharacterized protein C2orf74 homolog isoform X3: protein MSFETTAITFFILLLICFVCIFLLLVVFLYKCSQSKVEETEKVPCIDGNGGEKCVAAANVETNNTGDQEKTLVTQIIDLNAPTRPGILVQRRSKDVEDTPLENKEEMEDKEDKMKEKQEPKNVKGNGEENPRILELAESLEII from the exons ATGAGCTTTGAAACCACAGCAATCACTTTCTTCATCCTCCTTCTAATTTGCTTCGTTTGCATCTTCCTTTTATTGGtggtttttttatataaatg TTCCCAAAGCAAAgttgaagagacagaaaaagttCCTTGTATAGATGGTAATGGAGGTGAAAAATGTGTAGCTGCTGCTAATGTGGAGACAAACAATACAGGAGACCAAGAAAA GACTCTCGTAACACAAATCATAGACTTGAATGCACCCACAAGGCCTGGCATTCTTGTCCAGAGACGGAGTAAAGACGTGGAGGACACACCTTTAGAAAACAAAGAGGAGATGGAGGACAAGGAagacaaaatgaaagagaagcaaGAGCCTAAGAATGTTAAAGGGAATGGCGAAGAG aatCCTAGGATTTTAGAGCTGGCGGAGTCCTTGGAGATCATCTAG
- the C11H2orf74 gene encoding uncharacterized protein C2orf74 homolog isoform X2 produces MSSQSKVEETEKVPCIDGNGGEKCVAAANVETNNTGDQEKTLVTQIIDLNAPTRPGILVQRRSKDVEDTPLENKEEMEDKEDKMKEKQEPKNVKGNGEEDDDIQKPPIPLTKTHSVVENQKRPLKGVTFSREVIVVDLGKEYPPAPRSYTREHKERK; encoded by the exons TTCCCAAAGCAAAgttgaagagacagaaaaagttCCTTGTATAGATGGTAATGGAGGTGAAAAATGTGTAGCTGCTGCTAATGTGGAGACAAACAATACAGGAGACCAAGAAAA GACTCTCGTAACACAAATCATAGACTTGAATGCACCCACAAGGCCTGGCATTCTTGTCCAGAGACGGAGTAAAGACGTGGAGGACACACCTTTAGAAAACAAAGAGGAGATGGAGGACAAGGAagacaaaatgaaagagaagcaaGAGCCTAAGAATGTTAAAGGGAATGGCGAAGAG GATGACGATATCCAAAAACCACCCATACCTCTCACTAAAACTCATTCAGTTGttgaaaaccagaaaagacctttAAAAGGAGTGACATTTTCTAGGGAAGTAATTGTTGTGGACCTTGGAAAGGAATACCCCCCGGCACCTCGAAGCTATACTCGAGaacataaagagagaaaatga